In Panthera tigris isolate Pti1 chromosome C1, P.tigris_Pti1_mat1.1, whole genome shotgun sequence, the following proteins share a genomic window:
- the UTP11 gene encoding probable U3 small nucleolar RNA-associated protein 11 produces the protein MAAAFRKAAKSRQREHRERSQPGFRKHLGLLEKKKDYKLRADDYRKKQEYLRALRKKALEKNPDEFYYKMTRVKLQDGVHVIKETKEEVTPEQLKLMKTQDVKYIEMKRVAEAKKIERLKSELHLLDFQGKQQNKHVFFFDTKKEVEQFDIATHLRTAPELVDRVFNRPTIETLQKEKVKGVTQQTRLKRIAKERQKQYNCLTQRIEREKKLFVIAQKIQTRKDLLDKTQKVKVKKETVNSPAIYKFQSRRKR, from the exons ATGGCAGCGGCTTTTCGGAAGGCGGCTAAGTCCCGGCAGCGAGAACACCGAGAGCGAAGCCAG CCTGGCTTTCGAAAACATCTGGGCctgctggaaaaaaagaaagattacaaACTTCGCGCAGA TGACTACCGGAAAAAGCAAGAGTACCTCAGAGCTCTCCGGAAGAAGGCTCTTGAAAAAAATCCAGATGAATTCTACTATAAAATGACTCGGGTTAAACTCCAG GATGGAGTTCACGTTATTAAGGAGACTAAGGAAGAAGTAACTCCAGAACAGCTGAAACTGATGAAAACCCAGGATgtcaaatacatagaaatgaaaaGGGTTGCAGAAGCTAAG AAAATTGAAAGACTGAAATCAGAGCTCCATCTGCTGGATTTCCAGGGGAAGCAACAGAATaagcatgtgtttttttttgacACCAAAAAGGAAG TTGAACAGTTTGATATTGCCACTCACCTGCGAACAGCCCCGGAACTTGTTGACAGAGTCTTTAATAGACCCACAATAGAGACCTTGCAGAAGGAGAAAGTGAAGGGGGTTACCCAGCAGACTCGACTTAAG CGGATAGCTAAAGAAAGGCAAAAGCAGTATAACTGCCTGACGCAGCGGATTGAACGCGAGAAGAAATTGTTTGTTATTGCACAGAAAATTCAAACACGCAAAGATCTTCTG GACAAAACTCAGAAGGTGAAGGTGAAGAAAGAAACAGTGAACTCCCCAGCTATTTACAAATTTCAGAGTCGTCGAAAACGTTGA